The Entomobacter blattae nucleotide sequence TATTTTCCCCATCAGACCAGTTCACTTCTGCATCTGGCAAACCCTTCTGCAATGAATCAACAATAGATGATTTAATCCATGATGTGGGATTCCCAAAGGCCGTTGTACCAGCTGGAGGTGTTGCTAACCCCCCAGTTGGATTAACAGAGGATGAGCCATCCCCCATTAAAACACCGTTTTTAGCATTTCCACCCAGTACCATAACATTTTTTACACCCTCAAGTGGTAAAATATTACCTTCATTCTTTAAAAGGGTAATACTATTCTCTTCCAACATTTGGGCAATCTGTGCATCTTCTTCTACATTAATAGGTACTGGTGTATACACGTTGTCCATTACCCCATTAACAACCATTGAAGTTAAAATACGACGTGCCATATCATCAATTCTAGACTGTGGAATAACACCGCTTTCTACAGCTTTATGTAAATCTGATGGCTGCTTTGACAAATAGTCTAAAAGGGGATGGAACCCTTCTGTTCCAAATTTTGAACTAAAAAAGGGCTCACCATATGTGATTCCAGCATAGGCACCTGCTTCAACATCCAAACCAGCATTAGCTGCATCTAAACCATGTACTGAACCCCAATCGGAGATTACAAACCCTTTATATGCAAACTCCCCTTTTAAGATGTCTGTTAGTAAGTACTTATTATTAGCTGCATATTCACCATTATACTGGTTATAAGCACTCATAACCGCCCCTGGATTACCCGTATCAATGGCAATTTTAAAGGCTAGTAAATCGCTTTCATGTGCTGCTTTATCAGAAATTATGGCATTATTAGAAAATCTGTCAGTTTCTTGAGCATTAACAGCAAAATGTTTTATTGTTGAGATAATACCATTATCTTGTACCCCTTTAATCAGGTTTCCATCCAATATTCCTGTCAGTAAAGGGTCCTCTCCCATATATTCAAATACTCTACCCCCTCTGGGGTCTCTGACTAGGTTGGCTCCTCCGGCTAATAGCATATTAAAGCCTTCTTCCTTAGCCTCTTTGCCAATAAGGTTTCCAGCTGTATAGGCTATGTTCTTATCCCAACTAGCAGAAATACCCAATGCAGATGGAATAGGTGTGGCTTCACTACTAGAACCTCTTACATCACCAGGATTCGTTACACCCAAACCAGCATCTGTCATTTGTATCGCAGGAATGCCAAGGCGTGCAACCCCGGCAATATAACCAGCAGAACCTATAGCACCTTCAGGCATCTCCTCGATAAAGATTGGCAAGTTTATTTTTGGTGCAGCCCAGTGCGCATAAAGAAGACGCTCTTTTTCAGTTTCAGTCATCTGTGATAAAAGACTATCAACACGCTGCTGCACTGCTGTTGATATAGCATTATCACCCAATACACTTGGCTCGATCTGCTGAGCCATCAGCTTATCAACCACATTATTAACCAACAATGATTGACTGGTTCCAGACTTTAAAGTGGGGATGTTTTCAGAGTTATATAGATCTAAAGGATAAGAACCTTTAATATTATTAGCTAATAGCGGAGTATCGACTGGTGCAGATAGAGAAATATCATTACTAGTAATGCTTGAAGTCATACGGTTGTTCCTTAATTACTCATAATATTTGATAAAAACATCATAACAACACAGAACAAAACATATAGTAAATTATCTGTTATTAGAAAGATACGATTTCTTCATTTTATTAAATTTAAACAACATAAAAACAAATATTCGTGTAATTTATTTATTAAAATTCATTCATTCATTTACCAAAATTTTCCTATATTACATTGTTTTATATATAGAAAATCAATACTTAAATAACTGTAATTATTATTTATTTTTATCGGTCGTTCTTTAACAAAATTTCTTATTTTAGCTATAAAAAATAAAATAAAAGTGATAAAATTTTTAACCTGTTACCGCAAAATAGTTTTATAGAATAACAAAAACAAAAAATTAAACTATAATTTATTTTTTATTCTTCTATATGGTACTAAACTTTCATAAAATGCAGCCACTCCAGCTTATCGTCTTTCTAATTCTCTAATCCATAAAAACGGTCAACATGCTGGTTAATAAATTGAACTTTGACATCCAAACAGATATCTTATATTTTAATATAAATTTTTATACTCTTAGTATTTATGTATAAATCTATTGTATTTTGATGGAAGTTAGAAATATGTGGTATTATAATACATATATTTCTATGTAGATCTTGCTCCATAATAGTCTTTCACAACACTCTATATTAGGATGTAACCATAATAAAGACAGTAATATATTCATCATTTATTCTATATTGCTTTTACCTGGATTGGTAATGACTAAAAAAATACCTGTTTTGAACTATTATCTTTACGGTCAAACTGCTTTTAAGCTAATAAGTCTATAAAAGATTTCCAAACTCTTGAGCTGTGCTCATCATTCCTGATCATTTTAGTTTTTTAGAAACGTTGATTTTCAATCCCCAAATTCCTCAGGGGAGTTTGCAAACATAATACACAACACACATATCTCATACTGGTAAGGTCTATGGTAGTTAAAAATCAAGAATGCTAAAGCTGAATTGCCTACTTATATAAAATATTTTACGATGAGAAATAAAAATAAAAAAACCTCATTCTGATAACAAAAACGGCTAATTTCTGTTATCTGCAGATTGAAATAAGGGGATTTTTTAGGGAGTGACGAGCCGGATGAGAATACTATAATTTATATATTGAAAGTATTCATACATAAATTAATTAAATATGTTTTAGATAATTATACTTCATTATAATGTAAAATTATACGCATTGTCTTATGTTTTTTATATAAGACAATGCGTTTTTATTATCTTCAATGTAAATATTTAACTATACTTAATACTTAATATTCTCCTTTCTCCAACATATTAATAATGGCCTGTTTCTCAGCTGGTTGCACGGTGGTAGACTTGGCCATGGCGGCATCTGTTTTGACTGCTTTGGTTGCATCTTGTGTTTGCATGGCTGCTTACCTGATGAACGCCTAAAGAAACATGCTGCCTGTGTCAGCGCTATAGTTACAAAAATCTTGATCAGTCTTGGTAAAAGCGGGAGAATAAAACTCATGATTTTCTCTCAAAACAAGCATGACTGAAGAAAGAGCTGTATTGATATTGAACACATACTGAGCGCAACGAAACGCAGGTTTTGATGAAAGAGATTCACAATGAGCACCACCGCAGAAAATATTGATCTAGATTAGGCCAAGAAAATCCTGAAAATCGTTAACTTGAGGGTTAATAGTCAGTTCAAACAATTCCAAAAAACTCTTTTTCCTTGGGAGTTTCTGGTTTCTGCACTAACAATGGCTTTTACAGCTGGTACAGGCCTTATTACAGTGGAGGAATTTTGCTCTTGTAAATGGATTATCGGCTCATGACGCCAGAAACCTTTAGACAGTATCTGGAAGCCCTCCACTGGACACAGCGGGGACTTGCCACCATCCTAAACATCCACCCAACAATAGTCAGACGATGGGCTAGCAGTCAACAGCGCATCCCTCACAATGTTGAAAAGTGGCTTACCTGGTGGTATCACCACACAGTTGAAAAGCCCCTCCCTGAAGGATGGGATGCCAAATGAATAGCTAAGCCGCTATAGTTGCTGCAAAGTGGGGCACATTTTCCTCTGGATGAGCCTTGTACCCAATGGAATGTTGTAAAAACCTATATGGTACAACAAACTTAACCCCATGCCCTCCCTGCCATCAGAAAGCGTGTCTTAGCTCGTAAATAGAGGGTACGACACAATACCGCCCCATAGGCCAAGATTATGCCTAAGTTACCCTTCCCTATCCCCTGTTTTCATGATGAAGGTAAGTTTAGCCGCCAGATCAGACTTATTGTGTAGATAATCTTATCGTGCAAATAATTCTGCCAGATACCACTATCTGCTGACTATCATTATGTGTAGCGGCTCCATTGGCCACAAGCCCAGGGCTGGGCCATTAATCTGTTTCATGTACAGGCGTGGCTTGCGGCCAGATCATGCCTGGTCACCAGGGTAAATGATGGCATGTTTAAGCTAGCCCACATCAAAACCATAGTCGTTTATATAAATATAGGAAGTTCCAATAAAAAAGCCTCTTAACAGGTGATATGTGCTACGTAATTTTTCCCTATAAAAGGTCAAATTCTGCATTTTAGGTGACCAAAGAAAATATTTTTGATAAACTCTTAAAGAGAAAATTTATATTTTTATAAAATGACAATAAATTATGAAACCATGGATACTTCTACTAATGTCGGTGTTCCTAATATCTAGTGCTCCACTAGACGTACAAAATTACCGCACTGTAATAGACGAAACCTCAAAGGAAAAAATAAATAAAATTATCCTATCAGAGGTTATCCCACTAGCAGGTAAAAGTCATGGGAGCATTGTCAGTAGTGTATCTTCATCTTTTCTTGGAACCCCCTATCAGGCAGGAACACTAACTGGCAACCTTAACACACCTGAAGCTCTTGTCGTCAACTTTAATGGGGTTGATTGCTTTGTTTTAGCTGATTATGTTGAAGCATTGTCCAGAAGTCATGATCAGAAAACATTTCTGTATAATCTTGTTAAAATCCGATATGTTAACAACAAGGTTGACTATCTCAGTCGCAGGCATTTTTTCTCTGACTGGTTTGCCTCTACTCCACGGATTGCCCGTGATGTTACGCCAGAAATTAGTCCCAACTATATCGTTACAGAAAAACACCTGAATCGTACCTCAAAAGGTGGTGAATATATTCCTGGCCTAGGCGTTATTCCGCGTAAAATAAACTATATTCCTCAACAGTTCATTAACGAACAGGTCGTGAATAACTTAAAGATAGGGGATTATGTCGGCATCTATTCCCCACTTGAAGGGCTGGATGTTTCTCATGTGGGAATTATTGTTCGACATGATAACAAAACCTGGTTTAGGAATGCTTCCTCTTTAGCTATAAACAAAAAGGTCGTTGATTCACCATTTATGAGTTATGTACATTCAAAGCCAGGAATCATTGTTCTTCGCGCTGATTAAGTGACAAAATTTTACAATTTTGGTAAATATTTCTCTTTCCTCTCTCCCTCTCAAACTCTCACTTGCTGCGTTTAAAATCTTCATCGAGGTAAATGGTGCTGTGAAGGGTCGCCATAACAACAGTGCCGAGGGCAAGAAGCAGTATGTCACAGGGATAGCAGCGCCTACCTAACCAACTGGGGGTTCCATTCCATTCATTTTAACCCTGCTACACAACACGAAACTACAAACGCATTCACCCTATTATCCACGCCATACCGAGGGAAAGACCAGGATGCAGTCTGTTAGATATTCAGCGTAATGCAAGCCCATACAACCAGCCCGCCGCAAACGCGCATACTCCACGTAATACTCGGCTGTTGATGCCCAGTGAGGCCAGCTGTAAAACATCGTGCCCGTATTTTGCCCATGATCAGAATTTGCCACACCACAGATCAGGCAGAATAGGGGTAAAATCTAAATCCGGTGGCCATTCAAAGGCTGAGTTTGGCACATCAAACAACGCGCAAACAACATAACCCCACCAGAATCATGCCCCCCTTCAGAACTCCCCATACCAGCCTTCCTTGCGAAACAGGTTTGGCTGATAGGCTTTCAGGTAACATCACGATTCCCCCAATAAAAAGCCCTCCGAAGAGGGAGGTATATCATGATTGTGTAGCGCCAATATAGGAATATCACCTTAACAAGGATTTATTGGTTGCAGAATTGTAAAACACCATGATTATTAGGACTGTTCTAAACAGAGAAAACTCCCTTATCATTAGAGGTAATATATTGATATCACATAAGAAATTAATTCCTGTACTAATGGCCTGTTCTATGGCTTCGCTCCCCATCGGGTATACCAACGCGGCTGCAGAACAAACGAGCCATGAATTCAGAAAAAATTATCCACTCCAGATTGCTTTAGACGCAATGGGAAAGTCTTTCCAAGACAGTGTAACGCACTTAAACGTAACCCAGCATGTCAATAAGGGAGAGTCGCCCGATAAAGCAGTGGTTACAATTGAAGAATCAGAATTACTAGATGATTCTGTTGCTGCAGAAAAAACCGTTTTTACAATGAATTACCGGGACGGTAAATGGCAAATAATGAATAGGATACAAACGCAACAATGCAGGCCTAATCGAGGTCATCAGAACTTCTCTAACCAGCCATGTCATTAGAAAACAACGAGCGTAGCTATGACACCGCTCCTTCAAGATTGGTGTTAAGGCTCTGGTGCCGAATTCCTCAAGATACATCAGATCAGATGCGCCAGAACCGGGTTTACGGCCTTCATTACTCCTGATTTCTCCAATAACCGCAAACCATCCCCCAAGCCCCTCTCTTCTCCAGCAGGGGTAATGAGGGCGAACAAGGATAGTAGCCCATAGCAGGATTGGCCCAGCACCTCAAATAGTCAATAAGTGGTCGATCCTTTTTACAAAAGCAAACAATTTTACAGAAGCAAACAAAAAGAGCCCAACCCTTATTCAATGCGCGCTCGATAGCAAGAATTGTGCAGGCTACCCTTGTTAAATGGGTTAAGTTGGTTACTAAGGCTAATTCATGACCAAGAAAAGCAGACTAAGTTCTCTTTCTCTTTTTACTTAAAAAGCCTCCAGGTGCTTTTTAAGGAGAGGAACTTATTTTTTTGCTGCTACTAATTGGTAAGCTTGCATCCTTAGCTGACCACATCCCCCAATAAAAAACTCTTCAAAGAAGGCTAAAGATAAGGTTAGGAGGGGCTCTATAAACGTCTTTAACAATGCGGCGAGAGGGAGCGTGCTCTATTTCGTCAATAACCATCCTGACATCAACGTGGATACTCGTGTTTTTGGACCTCATTGATTACAGTAATGGCCTTATCAGATTGATCCTGAACCTGGAAATTCACTAAGAGAAGACTGACTTACCAGCCAATCTATCGCCTCACGAGTTTGGGAAGCAGCAGCAAGAAGGCTTGCTGAAGCGGGTGCTCTGCTCATGAGATAGCAGCTATCACAGGGCACAAAACACTAGCAGAAGTAGAGAGATATACGCGGGCAGTAAACCAGAGCATTTTGGCAAAAAAAGCGATAATTAAAATGGACTAAAAAATAAAAAGTGGCTAACCTACGACACCGAAAACTGGCTAACCTTTTATAACCTATTGGAATATAAGGGGTATTTTTTAGGGATGGTGAGCCGGGTGGGAATCGAACCCACGACCATTCGATTAAAAGTCGAATGCTCTACCGACTGAGCTACCGGCTCACATTTCAGCTTAGTGCTGAGGGAGGAAATAACTTGTATAAGCTTTCAAGTCAACCTCACCACAGCACTTTTCTGCTTATTTTTCAAAAATATTCTTGTAGGCTTAATTTTCTTTAACAACAGACAGTTTTATAATCCGGTCTGGATTATCGACAACCCCACTACTGCCTTTTCCTCTCTTGATCGTATCAATATGCTCCATGCCCTTTATAACCTGCCCAACAATTGTATATTCCCCATTCAGATGAGGAGCAGGCTCAAACATAATAAAAAACTGGCTATTGGCACTATCAGGGTTCATGCTGCGGGCCATACCCACTGTCCCTCTTTCAAACTTGGCTGTTTTACTAAATTCAGCCTTCAAGTCTGCTAGCTCACTCCCCCCTGTACCAGTACCTGTTGGGTCTCCCCCTTGGGCCATAAACCCTTCAATAACTCTATGAAAGGGTGTATTGTCATAAAACCCTTGCTCGGAAAGAACCTGAAGCCTTTCAGCTGCTAAAGGAGCCAGATCTGGGCGCAGCTGAATAACAACCTTTCCTGTAGAAAGGGTCATTTCCAACAAGGGAAATTCGTGTATCTCATTCATAAAAAAACCTTTTGTTAAACATTCACCTCTTTTTATTAAGAGGATATTATTGAAAAATCAAAACCAATAGCATTTTTTGTTCTTTTGGCTCTCTTAAGGGGGCCTCTTAGGGTTCTGAACCTTTATCTAAGGCCTCATATATTCGTTTATAGGTAAACTCAGGAACCATTCCCGCAATATCTCCTTTCAACGCCGCAACCTCTTTGACCAGGCGCGACGAAATATGACGATGCTCCTGCGCAGCAAATAAATAGACTGTTTCAATATCGGGCGCCATCCACTGATTCATGCCAAACATCTGATCTTCATAATCGAAATCACTATGCCCTCTTAAGCCACGAAAAATAATATGAGCATCATGTTCACGGGCACAATCCACCAAAAGGTTCCCAAATCCTATCACTTCAACGGGTGTTTTGGTAATGGCCATAACATCTGCAAGCTCATGGCGAATACATTCCATTCGAGTATGAAGAGAAAGAAGGGGGCGTTTTTGGGTATTGCTGGCTACCCCAACATAAAGGTGATCAACCAAACGTGCTGCCCTAACAATAATATTGATATGCCCATTGGTTACTGGGTCGAAAGTTCCTGGATAAAACCCACGGATAAACCGCCTTGTTGACGGGGCTGGCTGGTCTGCATCTTTATTCATCATATTTTATTCTTCCGAACCATCGTCTGAAACATCGTCTGAAACATCGTTTGAGAGGGGATCACTATCGTCATCTGTAATAGGGTCTTCATCATCTCCCCCATCGTCCATTACAGAGAAAACACTTGTAACATGTTCTTCTTCATCTAACCGAAACAAGGTTACCCCCATCCCTTGCCGAGCGGTGACCCTGATCTGATCGACTGGAACACGAATTAAGCGCCCAGCATCTGTCACCAGCATAATATCGGTTCCAGCCAGAACGGGGAAAGTCGCTACAACGGTTTTTCCAGTCCGGGGGCTTAGCGTCATATTGGCAATGCCAATTCCGCCGCGCCCACTGACCCGATATTCGTAAGCGGAAGACCGCCTACCAAACCCACCATCAGTGACTGTCAGAAGAATTTCCTCATTGTCTCGCATTTCAGCAAAACGCTCAGGCGAGAGCTCATTCTCTTTGAACGCCTCATTGTCTTCATCTGACATATCTGAATCCTCTGGGGCATCATTCTCTGGCTCATCACCCGTATCCTGCCGCAAAAGGGCTCTTGCCATTTTAAGGTAGACAGCACGTTCAGAAACATCAGCATCCACGTGATTAAGGATACATAAGCTTATCACCTCGTCATCTGGAGCCAGGCGTATTCCCCGAACCCCTGTACTACCGCGGCCAGAGAAAACGCGCAAAGTCTCATCAGTAATCTGGAAACGAATACTCCGGGCCTTACGCGTTGCCAAAAATACATCCTGTCCTTCACGACAAGTGGCAACACCGATAAGGCGATCCTGCTCATCCAGTTTCATGGCGATAAGGCCTGAAGAACGAACATTCCTAAAATCACTCAAGCGGTTACGCCTTACATTTCCACTGGCCGTAGCAAACACCAAATGCAGATTTTCCCATAATGCCTCATCCTGGGGCAAGGGCAGTACTGTGGTAATCCCATCCTCGCCCAAGTCGGGTAAAAGGTTTATTAACGCGCGTCCACGTGAGGTTGGGCTGGCTTCTGGAAGCCTCCATACCTTCTCTCGATAAGCCTTCCCCCCAGAGGAGAAAAACAGAACCCACTGATGGGTATGGGCATTAAAGGAGCGCGTAACGATATCGTCCCCCCTTCTTCCTGCAGCTTTCCTTCCTCTCCCGCCTCGATTCTGAGAACGGAAAACATCTAACGGGGTGCGTTTAATAAAGCCATCACGCGTGATGGTCACCACCATCTGCCCTGGCTCTATTAAACTTTCATCAGTCTGATCTCCCTCATAATCCACAATTTCGGTTGCACGAGGGGTGGCAATCTCAGCCCGTACGGCCAAAAGTTCTTCCTGCATCACCTCTATACGACGGATCCGACTGGAAATAATCAACAACAGGGCATCAATCTTTTCAGCCACTTCCTGAAGTTCCTGCTGGATCTTGCTGCGTTCCAGGCCCGTAATACGCTGAAGGCGTAACTCCAATATACCCCGGGCCTGGGCCTCTGTAAGATGTACTTGACCATCTTGAACAATATTTCCCTCATCATCAATAAGAGAAAGTAATGGTTCTATATCCTTTGCAGGCCATGCCCGCTCCATTAAGGCATTACGAGCCTGAACCGTATCAGAAGAGGAGCGGATGAGAGCGATCACGTCATCAATATTGGATACGGCAATAACCAGCCCCACCAGCAAATGCCCCCTTACTCGAGCCTTGCCCAGGTCAAACCTTGCCCTACGCAAGATAACCTCTTCGCGAAAGGTAATAAATGCCTGAAGTGCATCTTTCAGCCCCATCAGGCGAGGTCGTCCATTATCCAGTGCCAGCATATTAACCCCAAAGGAGGTTTGCAGCTGGGTGTAACGATATAGATGGTTTAAGACAACATCGGGTGTGGCATCGCGTTTAACCTCTATCACCACCCGCATTCCTGAACGATCACTTTCATCGCGGATATCTGAAATGCCTTCCAGCTGCTTACTACGCACCAGATCTGCAATACGTTCAAGCATGGTAGCCTTGTTAACCTGATAGGGGATTTCCGTAATCACAATGGCGTTTCTATCCTTGCGGATTTCTTCAACTGAGGCTTTCCCGCGCACCAGAACAGAGCCACGGCCCGTCTCAAAACCGCTTCTAATCCCTGAGCGTCCCAGAATGATCCCACCTGTTGGAAAATCAGGGCCTGGTACAATCTTCATGAGCTCTGCCAAATCCAAGTCCGGGTTTGTAAGCAATGCCAGAGCCGCGTCAATAATTTCACCAGGGTTATGAGGGGGGATATTTGTCGCCATCCCCACGGCTATTCCTGAAGTACCGTTAACCAGTAAGTTCGGGTAAGCGGCCGGCAGAACAACCGGCTCTTCCTCACTTTCATCATAGTTGGGCTGGAAGTCCACCGTATCACGGTCAATATCATTCAGCAGAAAAGTCGCAGCCTTGGCCAAGCGGGCTTCTGTATAACGCATGGCCGCCGGAGAATCCCCATCAACCGAGCCAAAGTTGCCTTGCCCATCAATAAGCTTTACCCGCATTGACCAAGGCTGTGCCATCCGCACCATCGCCTCGTAAATGGAAGAATCACCATGCGGGTGGTATTTACCCATAACATCCCCCACCGCACGAGCTGATTTACGATAGGGTTTATCGGGCGTAAAGCCGCTTTCCTGCATGGAATACAAAATACGCCTATGAACAGGCTTAAGACCATCGCGCACGTCAGGCAGAGCCCTGCTGACAATAACCGACATGGCATAAGCCAAATAAGAAGACTGCATCTCCTGTACAATATTAACAGGCTGTATGTTTTGAGAAGGCTCTTCGGGAGGTGGGTTTTGGGTGTTAACTGTATCGTTCAAGATTTTTCCAACACGTTGTGAATAAAACTGAGCAGAAAGAATAATTTCTGGGCATGTTCAAAGAGTGAGCATATTCAAGGAGTAAGCCTTAGCCAGATCTGCAGGAGGAGAGGACTATTTATTCCCTATCACAGTCAGCCACTTTACAACAGGTGCGCTGGCTATTCTAGCCCGTTTACCAGAAGAACTCACCATAAAGGCCCAAACAAAATAGAGACCAGCATTCCCTGTTAAACTCTCTGGGATTAAAAGGGGATCTCATCGTCAAGATCCTGTCCCCCCATGGGAGCTGGCTCCCAGCCAGAACCACCCTGGTTCCGCGTTGATGAAGAACTTTCAATCTGGCGGGGAGGATTATAACCCTCCTCCATATCGGCCTCCCCTCCTCGTTGGCTATCAATAAGAACCAGCTCGCCACGGAAACGATCGATAATGATCTCAGTAGTATAACGCTCTACCCCGCTTTGGTCTGCCCATTTCCTGGTCTGTAAGCTACCTTCTATATAAACCTTGCGCCCTTTTTTAAGATATTTCTCAGCGACATCGCCTAGACGTTCATTAAAAATAACAACCTTGTGCCACTCTGTGCGCTCCCTGCGCTCGCCCGATGAACGATCATTCCAAGTATCGCTGGTGGCCACAGAAAAGGTCACAATCCTTGCGCCACTCTGACCTGTTCTTACCTCTGGGTCTCGCCCCAGGTTCCCTACCAGAATTACCTTGTTCACACTACCGGCCATTGTGCTTCCTATCTTAATTTTAATCTTACCATCATAACTTCAATAAGGCAGTTATTCTGCCAGAAATATCCCCTCCTGAACAGACCTTCAAGGAGAGTTAATAACCTTTACCTACTCTAGCCCCCTAAAAAGGGCCCGTTCAAAACAGGGGCTTAGAAAATGATCTTTCACAATCACATATTAATCGTTGATTCTTGTAGGATTTACCACCATATTCAACGGCCATGGGACAAGAATCTTCTTACAGCAAAACGCTACGTATTCGTGGGGCCAGAACCCATAACCTCAAGAACATCAATGTTGATATTCCCCGCAATGCCCTAACCGTTATTACTGGGCTTTCAGGCTCTGGGAAATCTTCCTTGGCGTTTGATACCATTTATGCTGAAGGCCAACGGCGCTATGTGGAAAGTCTCTCCGCTTATGCTCGCCAGTTTCTGGAGCTGATGGGCAAGCCAGATGTGGACTTAATTGAGGGGCTTTCCCCCGCTATCTCCATTGAGCAGAAGACCACGTCACGCAATCCACGCTCTACGGTTGGCACCATTACCGAGATTTACGATTATATGCGCCTGTTATGGGCGCGGGTAGGTACCCCCTATTCCCCTGCGACAGGCCTGCCCATTGAGGCCCAAACCGTTAGCCAAATGGTTGACAGGATTATGGCCCTTCCCGACAATAGCCGGGTGATGATCCTAGCCCCCATCATCCGCGATCGAAAAGGAGAATATCGTAAGGAGCTGGCAGAACTCCAACGCAAGGGTTTTACCCGGGTTAAAATTGATAATACCCTTTACGCTATAGAAGAGGCCCCAAACCTTAACCGCAAGCTGCGCCATACTGTTGAAGCTGTTATTGATAGGCTTGTTATTAAACCTGGCATCGAAACACGCGTAGCTGATAGTATAGAAACCGCTCTTTCTCTTACCAATGGCATTGTCTATGTTGAAGAAGTTCCCCGTGAGGGAGAAGAGGCCGTTTTTGAGCGTATTGTTTTCTCAGCCCATTTTTCCTGTCCTGTCAGTGGCTTTACGTTAGAAGAAATAGAACCCCGGCTTTTCTCTTTCAATGCCCCACAAGGGGCATGTCCTGAATGTGATGGGTTGGGGGTAGAGTATTTTTTTGACCCCACCCTAATTGTGCCTGATATAACACGCACCCTTGCCCAAGGCGCTATTGCTCCTTGGAAAGACCAAAACCCCCTTTACCTACAAACCCTATCCAGTATCGTCCGCCATTATGGCACAGACATGCAGACCCCTTGGGAGAAACTGCCTGAGGAGGCACGTAAGACCATTCTTTTCGGCAATAATGAGGAGATTGATTTTACCTATAATGATGACGGGAAAAATTATACCGTTCGAAAGAAATTCGATGGCGTGGTGACTACTCTCAGCAAACGGCTTAAGCAGACAGAGAGCGCATGGGTGAAAGATGAGCTTTCCCACTATCAGGCAGAAAAGCCCTG carries:
- a CDS encoding beta-glucosidase → MTSSITSNDISLSAPVDTPLLANNIKGSYPLDLYNSENIPTLKSGTSQSLLVNNVVDKLMAQQIEPSVLGDNAISTAVQQRVDSLLSQMTETEKERLLYAHWAAPKINLPIFIEEMPEGAIGSAGYIAGVARLGIPAIQMTDAGLGVTNPGDVRGSSSEATPIPSALGISASWDKNIAYTAGNLIGKEAKEEGFNMLLAGGANLVRDPRGGRVFEYMGEDPLLTGILDGNLIKGVQDNGIISTIKHFAVNAQETDRFSNNAIISDKAAHESDLLAFKIAIDTGNPGAVMSAYNQYNGEYAANNKYLLTDILKGEFAYKGFVISDWGSVHGLDAANAGLDVEAGAYAGITYGEPFFSSKFGTEGFHPLLDYLSKQPSDLHKAVESGVIPQSRIDDMARRILTSMVVNGVMDNVYTPVPINVEEDAQIAQMLEENSITLLKNEGNILPLEGVKNVMVLGGNAKNGVLMGDGSSSVNPTGGLATPPAGTTAFGNPTSWIKSSIVDSLQKGLPDAEVNWSDGENISAIQDKVAQADAVVVVVTQWSAEGIDQKSLDLDADQNKLVTDALKLNKKVIVVLENSGPVAMPWAGEVKGIVETWYPGRNGGEAIANVLTGKVNPSGHLPVSFPNSEQELPREKIPGNNEYPILTALLGGNRGDAKVAIDAAKATVYTGLHYVATGVEDVANFVENKFPVKLPIINDLIAGVLKGVSGLVEGVAKKFITDTNYNIEGANVGYKYYAQTQQEPLFSFGYGLSYTTFELNHAAVASDGNNFSVTFSVSNTGQREGAAVPQIYVKKINDDSYPIRLAGWDKVSLGSGEVRLDTVMLDNRALSVWDEGKKQYVVEPGEYEVFLGQSSDKLTKVGSFVQNASNYIS
- a CDS encoding helix-turn-helix domain-containing protein, which produces MTPETFRQYLEALHWTQRGLATILNIHPTIVRRWASSQQRIPHNVEKWLTWWYHHTVEKPLPEGWDAK
- a CDS encoding DUF1460 domain-containing protein, producing MSVFLISSAPLDVQNYRTVIDETSKEKINKIILSEVIPLAGKSHGSIVSSVSSSFLGTPYQAGTLTGNLNTPEALVVNFNGVDCFVLADYVEALSRSHDQKTFLYNLVKIRYVNNKVDYLSRRHFFSDWFASTPRIARDVTPEISPNYIVTEKHLNRTSKGGEYIPGLGVIPRKINYIPQQFINEQVVNNLKIGDYVGIYSPLEGLDVSHVGIIVRHDNKTWFRNASSLAINKKVVDSPFMSYVHSKPGIIVLRAD
- a CDS encoding peptidylprolyl isomerase — protein: MNEIHEFPLLEMTLSTGKVVIQLRPDLAPLAAERLQVLSEQGFYDNTPFHRVIEGFMAQGGDPTGTGTGGSELADLKAEFSKTAKFERGTVGMARSMNPDSANSQFFIMFEPAPHLNGEYTIVGQVIKGMEHIDTIKRGKGSSGVVDNPDRIIKLSVVKEN
- the coaD gene encoding pantetheine-phosphate adenylyltransferase; translation: MMNKDADQPAPSTRRFIRGFYPGTFDPVTNGHINIIVRAARLVDHLYVGVASNTQKRPLLSLHTRMECIRHELADVMAITKTPVEVIGFGNLLVDCAREHDAHIIFRGLRGHSDFDYEDQMFGMNQWMAPDIETVYLFAAQEHRHISSRLVKEVAALKGDIAGMVPEFTYKRIYEALDKGSEP